In one Janibacter cremeus genomic region, the following are encoded:
- a CDS encoding alpha/beta fold hydrolase, with amino-acid sequence MGSGPLVLFVHGYPQFWWSWRFQLPAVAAAGYRAVALDLRGFGASDKPPAGYDGPTACDDLAAVVRSLGADRAVFVGQGLGGWFTWSMPALRPDVTAAIAPVGVPHPAVFHRAMWRHPLQWRSNGHLRAMQAPFASGRQAMTVGRRLRAWSGPDQAWLTPQVVARYTEALSVPFAGQAAAEYHRWLYRCPLTPSGARYLHRVSKEITVPVLHVHGQQDLSSLPILSAESRRHTSGPLQTAEVPGVGHFVPEEAPSQMNSLLVDWLSAVHPGHGGTAARSATATAAGRSRPTGRRSPRPR; translated from the coding sequence ATGGGCAGCGGTCCTCTCGTCCTCTTCGTGCACGGCTACCCGCAGTTCTGGTGGTCCTGGCGATTCCAGCTTCCAGCGGTGGCCGCGGCGGGATACCGCGCCGTGGCGCTCGACCTCCGAGGCTTCGGGGCGAGCGACAAGCCTCCCGCCGGGTACGACGGCCCGACCGCGTGCGACGACCTCGCCGCCGTCGTGCGCAGCCTGGGCGCGGACCGAGCCGTCTTCGTCGGCCAAGGACTGGGTGGGTGGTTCACCTGGAGCATGCCGGCACTGCGCCCCGACGTGACCGCCGCCATCGCGCCGGTGGGCGTCCCCCATCCGGCGGTCTTCCACCGCGCGATGTGGCGCCACCCCCTGCAGTGGCGCTCCAACGGCCACCTCAGGGCGATGCAGGCCCCCTTCGCCTCCGGCCGCCAGGCCATGACGGTGGGTCGCCGTCTCCGTGCCTGGTCCGGACCGGACCAGGCATGGCTGACCCCGCAGGTCGTCGCGCGGTACACGGAGGCGCTGTCCGTGCCCTTCGCCGGTCAGGCGGCCGCGGAGTACCACCGGTGGCTGTACCGCTGCCCGCTCACCCCCTCGGGTGCCCGATACCTGCACCGGGTCTCGAAGGAGATCACGGTCCCCGTGCTCCACGTCCACGGACAGCAGGACCTGTCCTCGCTACCGATCCTGTCCGCGGAGAGCCGTCGCCACACGAGCGGACCGCTGCAGACCGCCGAGGTGCCGGGCGTCGGTCACTTCGTGCCCGAGGAGGCCCCGTCGCAGATGAACTCGCTCCTCGTCGACTGGCTCAGCGCCGTCCACCCCGGCCATGGAGGTACTGCCGCACGAAGCGCCACGGCAACCGCCGCCGGACGGTCTCGTCCCACGGGACGTCGATCCCCGCGGCCTCGATGA
- a CDS encoding energy-coupling factor ABC transporter ATP-binding protein encodes MARLELEDVTVRRTTADGDRLVLERTSLDLTEHRVALIGPNGAGKSTLARLLNGLVTATTGTVRVDGLDVAREGRAVRRRVAFSFTDPRAQLVMPTAGEDVALSLRRIHRDPEVRRQAVREVLTAHGLGGLEDRSVHALSGGQAQLLALAGVLALDPDVLVADEPTTLLDLTNARRVGDLLMALPQQLVLVTHDLELAGRCDRALLVAGGSVVADGPAAEVVEQYRVSA; translated from the coding sequence ATGGCCCGCCTGGAGCTCGAGGACGTCACCGTCCGGCGGACCACGGCCGACGGTGACCGCCTCGTCCTCGAGCGGACGAGCCTGGACCTCACCGAGCACCGGGTCGCCCTCATCGGTCCGAACGGCGCCGGCAAGTCCACCCTGGCGCGTCTCCTCAACGGGCTCGTGACGGCGACCACCGGCACGGTCCGCGTCGACGGGCTGGACGTCGCCCGCGAGGGGCGTGCGGTGCGTCGCCGGGTCGCCTTCTCCTTCACCGATCCCCGGGCCCAGCTGGTGATGCCGACGGCGGGGGAGGACGTGGCCCTCTCCCTGCGCCGCATCCACCGGGATCCCGAGGTCCGGCGGCAGGCCGTCCGCGAGGTCCTCACGGCCCACGGCCTGGGCGGACTCGAGGACCGCAGCGTGCACGCGCTCTCGGGAGGCCAAGCCCAGCTGCTCGCACTCGCGGGCGTGCTCGCACTCGACCCCGACGTCCTCGTCGCCGACGAGCCGACCACCCTGCTCGACCTGACCAACGCCCGCCGGGTCGGGGACCTGCTGATGGCCCTGCCCCAGCAGCTGGTCCTCGTGACCCATGACCTCGAGCTCGCCGGGAGGTGCGACCGGGCCCTCCTGGTCGCCGGGGGCAGTGTCGTCGCAGACGGGCCCGCCGCCGAGGTCGTCGAGCAGTACCGGGTGAGCGCATGA
- the acs gene encoding acetate--CoA ligase: MSDYAPSTEFADQAVGKAALYDEAAADHEGFWAARAREYVTWSKDFDTTLDWTDAPFAKWFVGGELNVAYNCVDRHVEAGNGDRVAIHFVSANGDDDRAITYADMQREVAKAANGLESLGVEKGDRVAIYMQMIPETIFTMLACARIGAPHSLVFAGFSADALRARIEDADAKVVVTSDGQFRKGKAMPLKKAVDDAVAGTSAQKVLVVKRTGIDVDWDDERDIWWDDVVTPAADTHEAVAHDSEHPLFLLYTSGTTGKPKGILHTSGGYLVQCAYTNAVVHDLHPETDVYWCTADIGWVTGHSYIVYGPMANGATQIVFEGTPDSPHKGVFWEIVQKYGVSILYTAPTAIRTFMKWGQDIPEQYDLSSLRVLGSVGEPINPEAWRWYREHIGGGHTPIVDTWWQTETGAIMNSPLPGVTDLEPGSSQAPVPGIHAEVLDDEGNRLTDPEAVGYLVLTKPWPAMLRGIWRDPERYKDTYWSRFGPDLYFAGDGAKYDEKGNIWILGRVDDVMNVSGHRMSTAEIESALVSHDKVAEAAVVGASDPTTGQAIEAFVILRQDAATEADSEGGNELVTELRNHVAKHIGPIAKPRSIMIVSELPKTRSGKIMRRLLKDVAENREVGDVTTLADSSVMSLIQDGMSKSSSD, encoded by the coding sequence GTGTCGGACTACGCCCCGAGCACCGAGTTCGCCGACCAGGCGGTCGGCAAGGCAGCCCTGTACGACGAGGCCGCGGCAGACCATGAGGGATTCTGGGCCGCGCGTGCCCGCGAGTACGTCACCTGGAGCAAGGACTTCGACACCACGCTCGACTGGACCGACGCCCCCTTCGCCAAGTGGTTCGTCGGCGGCGAGCTCAACGTCGCCTACAACTGCGTCGACCGCCACGTCGAGGCCGGCAACGGCGACCGCGTCGCCATCCACTTCGTCTCCGCCAACGGCGACGACGACCGTGCGATCACGTACGCGGACATGCAGCGTGAGGTCGCCAAGGCCGCCAACGGCCTGGAGTCCCTGGGCGTGGAGAAGGGCGACCGTGTCGCCATCTACATGCAGATGATCCCGGAGACGATCTTCACGATGCTGGCCTGCGCCCGTATCGGCGCGCCGCACTCGCTCGTCTTCGCCGGCTTCTCCGCCGACGCGCTGCGGGCCCGGATCGAGGATGCGGACGCGAAGGTCGTCGTCACCAGCGACGGGCAGTTCCGCAAGGGCAAGGCCATGCCGTTGAAGAAGGCCGTCGACGATGCCGTCGCGGGCACCTCGGCGCAGAAGGTGCTCGTCGTCAAGCGCACCGGCATCGACGTCGACTGGGACGACGAGCGGGACATCTGGTGGGACGACGTCGTCACCCCGGCCGCGGACACCCACGAGGCGGTCGCCCACGACAGCGAGCACCCCCTCTTCCTGCTCTACACCTCCGGCACGACGGGCAAGCCCAAGGGCATCCTGCACACCTCGGGCGGATACCTCGTCCAGTGCGCCTACACCAACGCCGTCGTCCACGACCTGCACCCGGAGACCGATGTCTACTGGTGCACCGCCGACATCGGCTGGGTGACCGGCCACAGCTACATCGTCTACGGCCCGATGGCCAACGGCGCCACGCAGATCGTCTTCGAGGGCACCCCGGACAGCCCACACAAGGGCGTCTTCTGGGAGATCGTCCAGAAGTACGGGGTCTCGATCCTCTACACCGCTCCCACCGCCATCCGCACCTTCATGAAGTGGGGTCAGGACATCCCGGAGCAGTACGACCTGTCCTCCCTGCGGGTCCTCGGCTCCGTCGGCGAGCCGATCAACCCGGAGGCCTGGCGCTGGTACCGCGAGCACATCGGCGGCGGCCACACGCCGATCGTCGACACCTGGTGGCAGACCGAGACGGGGGCGATCATGAACTCCCCGCTCCCGGGCGTCACCGACCTCGAGCCCGGCAGCTCCCAGGCGCCGGTCCCCGGTATCCACGCCGAGGTCCTCGACGACGAGGGCAACCGCCTCACCGACCCCGAGGCGGTCGGCTACCTCGTGCTGACCAAGCCGTGGCCGGCGATGCTCCGCGGGATCTGGCGGGACCCGGAGCGGTACAAGGACACGTACTGGAGCCGCTTCGGCCCCGACCTCTACTTCGCCGGTGACGGCGCGAAGTACGACGAGAAGGGCAACATCTGGATCCTCGGCCGCGTCGACGACGTCATGAACGTCTCCGGCCACCGGATGTCCACGGCCGAGATCGAGTCGGCGCTCGTCTCGCACGACAAGGTGGCCGAGGCCGCCGTCGTCGGGGCGTCGGACCCCACGACCGGCCAGGCGATCGAGGCCTTCGTCATCCTGCGTCAGGACGCGGCGACCGAGGCCGACTCCGAGGGCGGCAACGAGCTCGTCACCGAGCTGCGCAACCACGTCGCCAAGCACATCGGCCCGATCGCCAAGCCGCGCTCGATCATGATCGTCTCCGAGCTGCCCAAGACCCGCTCCGGCAAGATCATGCGGCGGCTGCTGAAGGACGTCGCGGAGAACCGCGAGGTCGGCGACGTCACCACGCTCGCCGACTCCTCGGTCATGTCCCTGATCCAGGACGGCATGTCCAAGTCGTCCAGCGACTGA
- a CDS encoding glycerophosphodiester phosphodiesterase codes for MSYGVQGQPLAIAHRGGALLAPENTLAAFAMSTALGLGYLESDVRLTADGELVCFHDEVLDRCTTGRGRVSAHTSDQLRAHVRVAGTERIPTLEEALETFPDACFTVDLKERAAIAPMARLLQRRDYAERVCVAGAWDGWLQLLASQVPHVRTALGWRSLAALLSASTVGLQPPAVTVAGRFAHLPIRLGRLPVHSPSLVRRAHRLGVRVVVWTVNEPALMDELLDMGVDGIITDRPDILRTVLIRRGAWAPMRGSRPGGDTRAVPEPTRRGPDGHSWRGDLVSGRRVI; via the coding sequence ATGAGCTACGGAGTCCAGGGTCAGCCACTGGCCATCGCCCACCGTGGCGGTGCCCTCCTCGCTCCCGAGAACACCCTGGCGGCCTTTGCGATGTCGACCGCTCTCGGACTGGGTTACCTCGAGAGCGACGTCCGGCTCACCGCCGACGGGGAACTGGTCTGCTTCCACGACGAGGTGCTCGACCGCTGCACCACGGGACGAGGTCGGGTCTCCGCCCACACGAGCGACCAGCTGCGCGCGCACGTGCGCGTGGCGGGTACGGAGCGCATCCCGACTCTCGAGGAGGCGCTGGAGACCTTCCCCGATGCCTGCTTCACGGTCGATCTGAAGGAACGCGCCGCCATCGCGCCCATGGCCCGGCTCCTCCAGCGCCGGGACTACGCGGAGCGCGTCTGCGTCGCCGGCGCCTGGGACGGCTGGCTGCAGCTGCTGGCGTCACAGGTGCCGCACGTACGCACCGCCCTGGGGTGGCGGTCCCTGGCCGCGCTCCTCTCCGCGTCGACGGTGGGCCTCCAACCGCCGGCCGTGACCGTGGCCGGACGCTTCGCACACCTCCCGATCCGGCTCGGGCGTCTCCCGGTGCACTCGCCCTCGCTCGTGCGACGGGCCCACCGGCTGGGTGTGCGCGTCGTGGTGTGGACGGTCAACGAACCGGCCCTGATGGACGAGCTGTTGGACATGGGGGTGGACGGGATCATCACCGACCGGCCGGACATCCTGCGCACCGTCCTGATTCGCCGGGGGGCGTGGGCACCGATGCGGGGGTCGAGGCCGGGCGGGGACACCCGAGCCGTCCCGGAACCCACCCGTCGCGGGCCGGACGGGCACTCGTGGAGAGGCGATTTGGTGTCGGGCCGACGGGTGATCTAA
- a CDS encoding phage holin family protein, which produces MSNDSATSTPAERAARRVVGQPAPGETERTVGQLVADASHDISSLIQNEIQLAKTEVSRGISFGGKGAAFLGIAAFLALLGLIFLFHTLAQVIAVWLPVWAGYLIVTLVLFLIAAVLGLLGVKAMKKAKANAVPQRAIRNAQESMTAIKPSS; this is translated from the coding sequence ATGAGCAACGACAGCGCCACCAGCACCCCCGCCGAGCGAGCCGCCCGCCGCGTCGTCGGTCAGCCGGCCCCTGGTGAGACCGAGCGGACCGTCGGTCAGCTCGTCGCCGACGCCTCGCACGACATCTCCTCCCTGATCCAGAACGAGATCCAGCTCGCCAAGACCGAGGTCTCCCGGGGTATCTCCTTCGGGGGCAAGGGCGCGGCCTTCCTCGGCATCGCGGCCTTCCTCGCCCTGCTCGGGCTGATCTTCCTCTTCCACACCCTCGCCCAGGTCATCGCCGTCTGGCTGCCGGTGTGGGCGGGCTACCTGATCGTCACGCTGGTCCTCTTCCTCATCGCAGCGGTCCTCGGCCTCCTCGGCGTCAAGGCCATGAAGAAGGCCAAGGCGAATGCAGTGCCGCAGCGGGCCATCCGCAACGCGCAGGAGTCCATGACGGCCATCAAGCCGAGCAGCTGA
- a CDS encoding solute symporter family protein, with translation MNALSTLAAATTTGSPTLNITIFVVFVVATLAIVIKVASGHKTASQMYTGGAAFSGRQNGLAIAGDYLSAASFLGIAGAIALQGYDGFLYSIGFLVAWLVALLLVAELFRNTGRFTLADVLSYRLRQRPMRIATASSVLAVSFFYLLAQMAGAGSLVSLLLGVDGAMAQNVVIAVVGIVMVSYVMIGGMKGTTWVQMIKAVLLIFAVAIMTVWILGSYGFNFSALMQAAVDKSPTEVGDRLLEPGLKYGESLTTKIDFISLSLALVLGTAGLPHVLQRFYTVPTSKQARKSVEWAIWLIGGFYLLTLVIGYGAGALVGPDVINDAPGKANAAAPLLAFELGGSWLLGIVSGIAFATILAVVAGLTITASASFAHDLYNQVFKNGEATQEQEVKVSRYAVIGIGIVAILGGMLAKNQNIAFLVALAFAVAASANLPTILYSLFWKRFNTRGALWSMYGGLGSAIVLIAFSPVVSGSETAMIPGADFSIFPLANPGLISIPLGFTLGWLGTISSKEFNRAKYAEMEVRSLTGHGVAEMVDH, from the coding sequence ATGAACGCCCTGAGCACCCTGGCCGCTGCGACCACGACCGGCTCGCCGACACTGAACATCACGATCTTCGTCGTCTTCGTCGTCGCGACGCTGGCGATCGTCATCAAGGTGGCCTCCGGCCACAAGACCGCCAGCCAGATGTACACCGGCGGCGCCGCCTTCTCCGGCCGGCAGAACGGGCTCGCCATCGCCGGCGACTACCTCTCCGCCGCGAGCTTCCTCGGGATCGCCGGAGCCATCGCCCTGCAGGGGTATGACGGCTTCCTCTACTCCATCGGCTTCCTCGTGGCCTGGCTCGTCGCCCTGCTCCTGGTGGCCGAGCTCTTCCGCAACACCGGCCGCTTCACACTGGCCGACGTGCTGTCCTACCGGTTGCGCCAGCGTCCGATGCGCATCGCCACGGCCAGCTCGGTCCTCGCGGTCTCCTTCTTCTACCTGCTGGCCCAGATGGCCGGCGCCGGATCCCTCGTCTCGCTGCTCCTGGGCGTCGACGGCGCGATGGCGCAGAACGTCGTCATCGCCGTCGTCGGCATCGTCATGGTCAGCTACGTGATGATCGGTGGCATGAAGGGCACCACCTGGGTGCAGATGATCAAGGCCGTGCTGCTGATCTTCGCCGTGGCGATCATGACCGTGTGGATCCTGGGCAGCTACGGCTTCAACTTCTCCGCCCTCATGCAGGCCGCGGTCGACAAGAGCCCCACCGAGGTCGGGGACAGGCTCCTCGAGCCGGGCCTGAAGTACGGCGAGAGCCTGACGACGAAGATCGACTTCATCTCCCTCTCGCTCGCCCTCGTCCTCGGGACCGCCGGACTCCCCCACGTCCTGCAGCGCTTCTACACCGTCCCGACGAGCAAGCAGGCCCGCAAGTCGGTCGAGTGGGCCATCTGGCTCATCGGTGGCTTCTACCTGCTGACCCTGGTCATCGGTTACGGCGCCGGCGCCCTCGTCGGTCCGGACGTCATCAACGACGCCCCGGGCAAGGCGAACGCCGCCGCACCGCTGCTGGCCTTCGAGCTCGGCGGGTCCTGGCTGCTCGGCATCGTCTCGGGCATCGCCTTCGCGACGATCCTCGCGGTCGTCGCCGGGCTGACGATCACCGCGAGCGCGAGCTTCGCCCACGACCTGTACAACCAGGTCTTCAAGAACGGCGAGGCCACCCAGGAGCAGGAGGTGAAGGTCTCGCGCTACGCGGTCATCGGTATCGGCATCGTGGCGATCCTCGGCGGCATGCTCGCCAAGAACCAGAACATCGCCTTCCTCGTGGCCCTCGCCTTCGCCGTCGCGGCGAGCGCGAACCTCCCGACGATCCTCTACAGCCTCTTCTGGAAGCGCTTCAACACCCGTGGGGCGCTGTGGTCGATGTACGGCGGCCTCGGGTCGGCGATCGTCCTCATCGCCTTCTCCCCCGTGGTCTCCGGGTCCGAGACGGCGATGATCCCGGGCGCCGACTTCAGCATCTTCCCGCTGGCCAACCCGGGCCTGATCTCGATCCCGCTGGGCTTCACCCTCGGCTGGCTCGGCACGATCTCCAGCAAGGAGTTCAACCGCGCCAAGTACGCCGAGATGGAGGTGCGCAGCCTCACCGGTCACGGCGTGGCCGAGATGGTCGACCACTGA
- the bioB gene encoding biotin synthase BioB, with protein sequence MTTHDDLVDRILAGAEATPQDALAVLGTPDEEVLDLVAAVARLRRAHFGMTVKVNYLVNLKSGMCPEDCGYCSQALGSTSEILRYTWLTEDEALEQARAGLRGGASRVCLVASGRGPSNRDVERVAGMVGAIKDERPDVEVCACLGLLRDGQGERLREAGADAYNHNINTAESHHDQIVTTHTYEDRVRTVAKAQGAGLSPCSGLIAGLGESDEQLVEALVALREMGSESIPINFLIPFDGTPKQQTWELTPLRCLRILAAARLLAPSTEIRIAAGREMHLRSLQALGLHVANSIFLGDYLTAEGQAAQEDLDLLADNGFVVLGAQAAADDPATATDPVIRRRGAGTQAPANA encoded by the coding sequence ATGACAACCCACGACGACCTCGTCGACCGCATCCTCGCCGGGGCGGAGGCGACGCCGCAGGACGCCCTGGCTGTGCTGGGGACACCCGACGAGGAGGTGCTGGACCTCGTGGCCGCCGTCGCCCGGCTGCGGCGCGCGCACTTCGGCATGACCGTCAAGGTCAACTACCTCGTCAACCTCAAGTCCGGGATGTGCCCCGAGGACTGCGGCTACTGCTCCCAGGCGCTCGGCTCCACGAGCGAGATCCTGCGCTACACCTGGCTCACGGAGGACGAGGCGCTCGAGCAGGCCAGGGCCGGGCTGCGCGGTGGCGCGTCCCGCGTGTGCCTGGTCGCCAGCGGCCGGGGCCCGAGCAACCGCGACGTCGAGCGGGTCGCCGGCATGGTCGGTGCGATCAAGGACGAGCGTCCCGACGTCGAGGTCTGCGCCTGCCTGGGCCTCCTCCGGGACGGGCAGGGCGAGCGGCTGCGGGAGGCCGGGGCCGATGCCTACAACCACAACATCAACACCGCGGAGTCGCACCACGACCAGATCGTCACGACGCACACCTACGAGGACCGGGTCCGCACGGTGGCGAAGGCGCAGGGTGCCGGCCTCTCCCCGTGCAGCGGGCTCATCGCGGGGCTCGGGGAGAGTGACGAGCAGCTCGTCGAGGCGCTCGTCGCGCTGCGCGAGATGGGCTCGGAGTCGATCCCGATCAACTTCCTCATCCCCTTCGACGGGACCCCGAAGCAGCAGACGTGGGAGCTGACGCCGCTGCGCTGCCTGCGGATTTTGGCGGCCGCCCGGCTCCTCGCGCCCTCGACGGAGATCCGCATCGCCGCCGGCCGCGAGATGCACCTGCGCAGCCTGCAGGCGCTCGGGCTGCACGTGGCCAACTCGATCTTCCTCGGGGACTACCTCACGGCCGAGGGGCAGGCCGCCCAGGAGGACCTCGACCTCCTCGCGGACAACGGCTTCGTCGTCCTGGGGGCACAGGCTGCGGCGGACGACCCCGCGACGGCCACGGACCCGGTCATCCGTCGGCGCGGCGCGGGCACGCAGGCCCCAGCCAATGCCTGA
- a CDS encoding biotin transporter BioY — protein MTTQLATRDRVASVDLALVAALAALIAVCSILPAINVSAFAPITLQTFGVLLAGAVLGARRGAMAVVLWIGVGAAGLPVFANGKSGLPVLSGPTGGYIIGMVIGAAVIGAVATALTRRSGTPGAAALFVGGLLAVVLIHGAGIVGLHLRADLDWSAAATVDAAFWVGDVIKLTATVAVAAAVHRAFPGLLRRES, from the coding sequence GTGACGACCCAGCTGGCCACCCGGGACCGTGTCGCGTCCGTCGACCTCGCACTCGTCGCGGCGTTGGCCGCCCTCATCGCCGTGTGCTCGATCCTGCCCGCCATCAACGTCTCGGCCTTCGCGCCGATCACGCTGCAGACCTTCGGGGTGCTGCTCGCCGGGGCGGTCCTGGGCGCTCGACGTGGGGCCATGGCCGTGGTGCTGTGGATCGGCGTCGGTGCCGCCGGCCTGCCCGTCTTCGCCAACGGCAAGTCGGGCCTGCCCGTCCTCAGCGGGCCGACGGGCGGGTACATCATCGGCATGGTGATCGGTGCAGCGGTCATCGGTGCCGTCGCCACCGCCCTCACCCGCCGGTCCGGGACCCCGGGTGCCGCCGCGCTCTTCGTCGGTGGCCTGCTCGCCGTGGTGCTCATCCACGGCGCGGGCATCGTCGGCCTGCACCTTCGGGCGGACCTCGACTGGTCGGCCGCAGCGACGGTGGACGCCGCCTTCTGGGTCGGCGACGTCATCAAGCTGACCGCCACGGTGGCTGTCGCCGCAGCGGTGCACCGGGCCTTCCCCGGGTTGCTGCGTCGCGAGTCCTGA
- a CDS encoding TetR/AcrR family transcriptional regulator C-terminal domain-containing protein, whose amino-acid sequence MIRSTHQDEGRAVPDARTPRSGPLTRTLLVDTALAILARAGLPDLTMRAIGTELGVRQSALYHHVDNKQALLGAVADEILSRGPRGPAGTGDDWRRRARHRCADLHAAVTAYPDGADLVMSMWAFGMGAQAPFVELRDLLVEAGLSDEVAPTAARTLLHFVYGHAYDEQSHEHAARSGITPGERASTDFDTGLDIVLTGISTLPGLAGG is encoded by the coding sequence TTGATCCGCAGCACGCACCAGGACGAAGGGAGGGCCGTGCCCGACGCCCGCACGCCCCGCTCGGGCCCACTCACCCGCACCCTCCTCGTCGACACGGCGCTGGCGATCCTCGCCCGGGCGGGTCTACCCGACCTGACGATGCGCGCGATCGGCACGGAGCTCGGCGTGCGGCAGAGCGCGCTGTACCACCACGTCGACAACAAGCAGGCGCTCCTGGGGGCCGTCGCCGACGAGATCCTCTCGCGTGGTCCGCGTGGCCCGGCCGGGACCGGGGACGACTGGCGGCGCCGGGCACGCCACCGGTGCGCCGACCTCCACGCAGCGGTGACGGCCTACCCGGACGGCGCCGACCTGGTCATGAGCATGTGGGCCTTCGGGATGGGCGCGCAGGCCCCCTTCGTCGAGCTGCGCGACCTGCTGGTCGAGGCCGGCCTGTCCGACGAGGTGGCCCCGACGGCGGCCCGCACCCTCCTGCACTTCGTGTATGGGCACGCCTACGACGAGCAGTCCCACGAGCACGCGGCCCGCTCCGGGATCACCCCGGGCGAGCGCGCGTCGACGGACTTCGACACCGGCCTGGACATCGTGCTCACCGGCATCAGCACGCTGCCGGGACTCGCCGGGGGCTGA
- a CDS encoding phenylalanine 4-monooxygenase, with amino-acid sequence MTEHDDGTVEVHLADTHPGRDDAEYLRRRGEIAGTALRWDRRHEPVPSIDYTEDEHAVWRQVSRELAPLHEVHAHPEYLAAKERLALPADHVPQLHEVSERLLPLTGWRYVCAPGLVPLRDFYADLANQTFNSTQYLRHGAEPLYTPEPDIIHEVIGHANQLASPRFAAITQAAGEASLRLETEEAMQFVADVFWFSIEFGVAYDGDDLKAYGAGILSSYGEIQEYASMEIRDLDLADMGTLNYDITKYQPILFAARGLGHLEDVVGDFFATVDDDRAAELRAQAGAPA; translated from the coding sequence GTGACCGAGCACGACGACGGCACCGTGGAGGTCCATCTGGCGGACACCCACCCGGGCCGCGACGACGCGGAGTACCTGCGTCGGCGGGGTGAGATCGCAGGGACCGCCCTGCGGTGGGACCGTCGTCACGAGCCCGTTCCGTCCATCGACTACACCGAGGACGAGCACGCGGTCTGGCGGCAGGTCAGCCGTGAGCTCGCGCCCCTGCACGAGGTCCACGCGCACCCCGAGTACCTCGCGGCGAAGGAGCGGCTGGCCCTGCCCGCCGACCACGTCCCGCAGCTGCACGAGGTCAGCGAGCGGCTGCTGCCGTTGACCGGATGGCGCTACGTCTGCGCGCCGGGACTGGTGCCGCTGCGCGACTTCTACGCCGACCTGGCCAACCAGACCTTCAACTCCACGCAGTACCTGCGCCATGGCGCCGAGCCGCTGTACACGCCGGAGCCCGACATCATCCACGAGGTCATCGGGCACGCGAACCAGCTGGCCAGCCCCCGCTTCGCCGCGATCACGCAGGCCGCCGGCGAGGCCTCGCTGAGGCTGGAGACGGAGGAGGCGATGCAGTTCGTCGCCGACGTCTTCTGGTTCTCCATCGAGTTCGGCGTCGCCTACGACGGGGACGACCTCAAGGCCTACGGGGCCGGGATCCTCTCCAGCTACGGGGAGATCCAGGAGTACGCCTCCATGGAGATCCGGGACCTGGACCTCGCGGACATGGGCACACTCAACTACGACATCACCAAGTACCAGCCGATCCTCTTCGCGGCCCGGGGGCTGGGCCACCTCGAGGACGTCGTCGGGGACTTCTTCGCCACCGTCGACGACGACCGCGCGGCCGAGCTTCGCGCCCAGGCCGGCGCGCCGGCCTGA
- a CDS encoding CbiQ family ECF transporter T component, translating into MSSLLVGAYRPAETLLHGLPAGAKLLALLVAGPLVAVVRGWQSALLALGVAVVLLALARTPGRDLVRALRWLLLLVLVLGGWLTRQEGWPRAVETVGDLVALVLLATVVTTTTPVDAMLDVVERALEPPSRLLRRLPGHRLRIDPERVALAFSLVLRTIPATIGLAEETRDAARARGLERDVRARLTPFAIRVVADAQATGEALHARGVGDD; encoded by the coding sequence ATGAGCAGCCTGCTCGTCGGCGCGTACCGACCCGCCGAGACGCTCCTGCACGGGCTGCCGGCAGGGGCGAAGCTGCTGGCCCTGCTCGTGGCCGGTCCGCTCGTCGCAGTCGTCCGGGGATGGCAGTCGGCGCTCCTCGCCCTCGGTGTCGCCGTGGTACTCCTCGCCCTTGCGCGCACGCCTGGTCGCGACCTGGTCCGGGCACTGCGCTGGCTGCTGCTCCTCGTCCTCGTGCTGGGTGGTTGGCTCACCCGCCAGGAGGGCTGGCCGCGAGCCGTCGAGACCGTGGGGGACCTCGTCGCCCTCGTCCTCCTGGCCACCGTCGTCACCACGACGACGCCGGTCGACGCCATGCTCGACGTCGTCGAGCGTGCCCTGGAGCCGCCATCGAGGCTCCTCCGTCGTCTCCCCGGGCACCGGCTCCGGATCGACCCCGAGCGGGTGGCGCTCGCCTTCTCCCTCGTGCTCCGCACCATCCCCGCCACCATCGGGCTCGCCGAGGAGACCCGTGACGCGGCCCGCGCCCGCGGACTGGAGCGCGATGTGCGGGCCCGACTCACCCCCTTCGCCATCCGGGTCGTCGCCGACGCCCAGGCGACGGGCGAGGCCCTCCACGCCCGTGGCGTGGGGGACGACTGA